A genomic window from Candidatus Bathyarchaeota archaeon includes:
- a CDS encoding Gfo/Idh/MocA family oxidoreductase, which translates to MKKIGIGIIGLGYIGKLHMRHSLKLPNVNLVGVADFSKKAQKEAKSFGVKKIFSNYEQLLKEPEIDAVIVALPTHLHLQCARDVAEAGKHVFLEKPIARSVEEGKKILSYVQKNSVKLMMGYQLRFNKVFRDLKDKIDDGTLGDVELVYATFISSGPFFHRADSHTPLRVPEWWFNKELTGGGALIDVGSHLINLLRWYFGEITNVKCHLGYRYNLDFEDGATCFAKFDSGTTAVISAGWFSQAFNLGVDCYGSVNHAFAKHRSPNRLIAATQMLTTGMSDFHRPHFDELNYFARSLLADIRPTPSGNDGLKDLEVISWAYQNSMGLD; encoded by the coding sequence ATGAAGAAAATTGGAATAGGAATTATTGGGCTAGGTTACATAGGTAAACTCCACATGAGGCATTCTTTGAAACTCCCGAACGTCAATCTCGTTGGTGTTGCAGATTTTTCCAAAAAAGCTCAGAAAGAGGCCAAAAGTTTTGGTGTCAAAAAAATATTTTCAAATTATGAACAACTTTTAAAAGAACCTGAAATAGATGCAGTTATAGTTGCTTTACCTACTCATTTGCATTTACAGTGTGCAAGAGATGTAGCTGAAGCGGGTAAACATGTTTTTCTAGAAAAACCTATAGCGCGAAGTGTTGAAGAAGGGAAAAAGATTCTTTCTTATGTTCAAAAAAATTCGGTTAAATTAATGATGGGTTATCAATTACGATTCAATAAAGTTTTTCGAGACTTAAAAGATAAAATTGATGATGGTACCCTCGGGGATGTTGAACTCGTGTATGCGACATTCATAAGTTCTGGTCCTTTTTTTCATAGGGCGGATTCTCACACTCCTTTGCGTGTTCCAGAATGGTGGTTTAATAAAGAATTAACCGGAGGTGGTGCGCTTATTGATGTCGGCAGTCACCTCATTAACCTATTACGATGGTATTTTGGTGAAATTACAAACGTCAAATGTCATTTGGGTTATAGGTACAATCTGGATTTTGAAGATGGTGCAACATGTTTTGCAAAATTTGATTCGGGAACAACAGCTGTAATATCTGCTGGATGGTTCTCTCAAGCATTTAATTTGGGTGTCGATTGTTATGGCAGCGTTAATCATGCATTTGCTAAACATCGATCTCCAAACCGTTTAATTGCTGCCACTCAAATGCTGACTACTGGAATGTCCGATTTCCATAGACCCCATTTTGATGAACTAAATTATTTTGCTCGGAGTCTGCTAGCTGACATTCGCCCCACTCCTTCTGGAAACGATGGGCTCAAAGATTTGGAAGTAATATCGTGGGCTTACCAAAATAGCATGGGTTTAGATTAA
- a CDS encoding DUF362 domain-containing protein: protein MSLVSFVKIKKDTIPSFKKAINDSLNLIELSFPTGVRNVVIKPNLCYYWDHSTGATTDPRFAAALVEVIRENISSKVKISLVESDASAMKCKYAFQMLGYTKLSQEYDVKLVNLSEDVTQTVETSAGGYKIKLQIPQIIRDADLKINTSKIKYSLPSIQMTCALKNIFGCNPYPRKFQYHPRIGEVIVAINKAMKFDLCVIGENIASGIKPRRIGLVMTSKDPVAVDAAAAEIAGVNPKRLKFLQLAAKEGLGTTDYIQKGISIDYFKALYPSKTPRSKVMKQAYELIVMLGLNKKLGLS, encoded by the coding sequence ATGAGTTTAGTCAGTTTTGTTAAAATCAAAAAAGACACAATTCCTTCATTTAAAAAGGCAATAAATGATTCGTTAAATCTTATTGAGCTTTCTTTTCCGACTGGGGTAAGAAATGTAGTAATTAAACCCAATTTATGTTATTATTGGGATCATTCGACAGGCGCAACTACTGATCCGCGTTTTGCTGCTGCTTTAGTTGAAGTTATTCGTGAAAATATTTCTTCGAAAGTAAAAATATCTTTGGTCGAGTCTGATGCATCAGCTATGAAATGTAAATATGCCTTTCAAATGTTAGGGTATACAAAGCTTTCACAAGAATATGATGTCAAACTAGTCAATCTTTCTGAAGATGTTACTCAAACTGTTGAAACTTCTGCGGGAGGCTATAAAATTAAACTTCAAATTCCTCAAATAATTCGGGATGCTGATTTAAAGATTAATACTTCAAAAATTAAGTATAGTCTTCCCTCGATTCAGATGACATGTGCGCTAAAAAATATTTTTGGATGCAATCCATATCCTCGAAAATTTCAATATCATCCACGAATTGGAGAAGTTATAGTTGCTATCAACAAGGCAATGAAATTTGACCTTTGTGTAATAGGAGAAAATATTGCGTCTGGAATTAAACCACGAAGAATAGGTTTGGTGATGACAAGTAAAGATCCTGTAGCTGTTGATGCAGCTGCTGCAGAAATTGCTGGAGTTAATCCAAAACGACTAAAATTTCTCCAATTAGCTGCTAAAGAAGGTCTAGGTACAACTGATTACATTCAAAAAGGCATTTCTATTGATTATTTTAAGGCTTTATATCCTAGTAAAACTCCAAGGTCTAAAGTCATGAAACAAGCTTACGAATTAATTGTGATGTTAGGTTTAAATAAAAAACTTGGGCTGTCCTAA
- a CDS encoding DUF2206 domain-containing protein: MNSITKSQCKSKTFLFYVLMLFLALTIAIFFDVPIVRETLGFVYFTFVPGFIFLKLLSSNRFNRLETVLLSVGLSVAYLMIAGLFVNEIFSIFGISHPLSLMPLMVILNIPVLIGCIVICKKGEFIEIGEIYERKSIVPILVFFSLPLLSILGTTAVNVQGDNSILLFLLLLISALVILSVLSERILPSNLYPIALLMIGLSILFHSSLISSYIVPFGSDIPGEYLLFQNTLNNSQWTSIIPTSIGSTLLNTYNNMLSVTILPTVYTILLNVDSSILFKVLYPLIFSLVPVVLYTVWQEYVDKKYAFLATFLFMAQMTFYTEMLGLARQMIAELFFVLLLFVILNKKIQPITKTICFIIFSFGLVASHYSLAVLFLFFISAVLCFFVLYKRPCTNITVSLVVIFFIIMFTWYIYTSGSASFTTLLDKADFVSSKLGGFFNLASRGTGVLAGLGLTESPSIWNTISRNVAYVVQAFIIVGFLGLITKIKEIKSEFFVFSIIATLFLGALIAVPGLADTLNMTRFFHILLFFLAPLCVIGARSILKIILKHEKQFVVCILLLVVLVPYFLFQTNFVYEVTGSDSWSIPLSSYRMDAARLYGHYGYTDKHSFSSSQWLSENVNLTNSKIYADQRTIANVLTIYSLGSRKISLSNVTIVDDGGYIYLSTLNVLFDRYPFNNIALNSSELSVNFDELSLLYTNGNSKIYLK, from the coding sequence ATGAATTCAATAACTAAATCTCAATGTAAATCAAAAACATTCCTTTTTTATGTTCTAATGTTATTTTTGGCCTTAACCATTGCCATATTTTTTGATGTGCCTATTGTAAGAGAAACGTTGGGTTTTGTATATTTTACTTTTGTTCCTGGCTTTATATTTCTTAAGTTATTGAGTTCGAATCGTTTCAATCGACTAGAAACAGTTTTGCTTTCAGTAGGTCTTAGTGTTGCATATCTAATGATTGCAGGCTTATTTGTTAATGAAATATTTTCAATATTTGGAATTTCACACCCGCTTTCATTGATGCCATTAATGGTCATTTTGAATATTCCTGTTTTGATTGGATGTATTGTGATATGTAAAAAAGGTGAATTTATTGAAATTGGAGAAATTTATGAAAGGAAATCGATTGTACCTATTTTGGTCTTTTTTTCTCTTCCATTGTTAAGCATTTTAGGAACAACTGCGGTAAATGTTCAAGGGGATAATTCAATCCTTCTCTTCTTGCTGTTATTAATTTCAGCTTTAGTTATTTTAAGTGTACTTTCTGAGCGCATATTGCCTTCAAATTTGTACCCAATTGCGTTGTTAATGATTGGGCTTTCTATTCTTTTCCATTCCTCATTAATTTCCAGCTATATAGTTCCTTTTGGATCGGACATTCCCGGAGAATACCTTCTTTTTCAAAACACATTAAACAATTCACAATGGACATCAATTATTCCAACTTCAATCGGTTCTACCCTGTTAAATACTTATAATAATATGTTAAGTGTTACAATTCTTCCAACCGTTTATACTATTCTGTTAAATGTTGACTCCTCTATATTATTCAAAGTTTTATATCCTTTGATTTTTTCTTTGGTCCCTGTTGTTTTATATACTGTTTGGCAAGAGTACGTTGATAAAAAATATGCATTCTTAGCTACCTTCCTATTTATGGCACAAATGACTTTTTATACCGAAATGCTTGGTTTAGCTCGTCAGATGATAGCTGAATTATTTTTTGTATTGTTGTTGTTTGTCATTCTTAATAAGAAAATACAACCCATAACCAAGACGATTTGTTTCATTATCTTTAGTTTTGGGTTAGTTGCTTCCCATTATTCTTTGGCTGTGTTGTTCCTCTTTTTTATTTCTGCAGTTCTATGTTTTTTTGTTCTTTATAAACGTCCGTGCACAAACATCACTGTAAGTCTAGTTGTTATATTTTTCATAATTATGTTTACTTGGTACATTTATACTTCAGGGTCTGCCAGTTTCACAACTCTTTTAGATAAAGCAGATTTTGTTTCTAGTAAATTAGGTGGATTTTTCAATCTTGCATCTCGAGGAACGGGAGTATTAGCTGGTTTAGGTCTAACTGAGTCGCCATCAATTTGGAATACTATTAGCAGAAATGTTGCATATGTTGTGCAAGCATTCATTATTGTTGGGTTCCTTGGGTTAATTACAAAAATTAAGGAAATCAAATCTGAATTTTTTGTTTTCAGTATAATTGCAACCCTATTTTTAGGTGCACTTATTGCAGTGCCTGGATTAGCAGACACTCTTAACATGACTAGGTTTTTTCATATTTTATTGTTTTTTTTGGCACCTTTGTGTGTTATTGGTGCACGTTCTATTTTGAAGATAATTTTGAAACACGAAAAACAATTTGTGGTTTGTATTTTATTATTGGTTGTATTAGTTCCCTATTTCCTTTTTCAAACGAACTTTGTGTATGAAGTTACTGGAAGTGACAGTTGGTCAATACCTCTGAGTAGTTATCGAATGGATGCTGCTCGATTATATGGTCATTATGGATATACAGATAAACACAGTTTTTCAAGCAGTCAATGGTTATCCGAAAATGTGAATTTAACAAATTCAAAAATTTATGCCGATCAAAGAACGATTGCAAATGTTTTAACCATATATTCTCTTGGGTCCAGAAAAATTTCGTTGAGTAATGTGACAATAGTAGATGATGGTGGCTATATTTACTTAAGCACATTAAACGTTCTTTTTGATCGATATCCCTTTAACAATATTGCATTGAATTCATCTGAACTTTCAGTTAATTTTGATGAATTAAGTTTATTGTATACAAATGGTAACAGTAAGATTTATCTTAAATAA